One Asterias rubens chromosome 1, eAstRub1.3, whole genome shotgun sequence genomic region harbors:
- the LOC117300823 gene encoding UPF0669 protein v1g209471-like — protein MYMFVSVRLSTIVLFLHILLSWLHGYICETHILLQTVTGSVPSGNFTYYKLSRNGNIRFSLRTLEGDADVYVSSTTMHPTYDDYDMKAATFGEEIIDICQSIERPVGIGVYGHPLYPNVTLYEFDILLDQTLEEVDPWRMESEQDPSVGKLYPMDEEPEKESLLWSLFIGILKVALDIMI, from the coding sequence ATGTACATGTTCGTCAGTGTCCGTCTTTCTACCATCGTACTGTTCCTCCATATTCTGTTGTCATGGTTGCATGGCTACATCTGTGAAACTCACATACTCTTGCAGACAGTAACAGGGTCTGTCCCATCGGGGAATTTCACCTACTACAAACTCAGTCGCAATGGGAACATTCGCTTCAGTCTAAGGACCCTGGAAGGCGATGCTGATGTGTACGTGTCGTCAACCACGATGCATCCAACGTATGATGACTATGATATGAAGGCGGCAACATTCGGAGAAGAAATCATTGACATCTGCCAGTCAATAGAACGTCCCGTGGGGATAGGGGTTTATGGACATCCGCTTTATCCGAATGTTACTTTATACGAGTTTGACATTTTACTGGATCAGACGTTGGAGGAGGTTGATCCATGGAGAATGGAAAGTGAGCAAGATCCGTCGGTAGGGAAGCTTTATCCGATGGATGAAGAGCCGGAAAAAGAATCTTTATTGTGGAGTCTGTTTATTGGGATCTTAAAGGTTGCATTGGATATCATGATCTGA